In Morococcus cerebrosus, a single genomic region encodes these proteins:
- a CDS encoding histone deacetylase family protein gives MKKLIRRLRTRLRRLLGKNARTVWISHPVFAQHQPGAGHPDSPERTAVIEAELKRQDIWRHLQTAEAEEISDTRLALVHPRKYLRSLEACQPQPDKIYRIDGDTVMSHGSLKAARHAAGAVVQAVDMVMNKKAWHAFCAVRPPGHHAHSDKAGGFCLLNNVAAGVMHAIAEYRLQRIAVIDFDVHYGDGTAEIFKDDPRVLFMNLFETDLFPFPETNHSANGANMLHLPFASNTGSRVFRTTVREKWLNKLTAFKPELVLLSAGFDGHKQDETGRLNLHEADFAWLTHKIIQAAPSCPGRIVSVLEGGYTLEPLAKSAAAHIGVLVGLPKADYVTAYQNHLKRGLKREDSQSSEWQSKLLNERLSENKIQGFQTTF, from the coding sequence ATGAAAAAACTCATTCGACGACTGCGTACGCGCCTACGCCGCCTCTTGGGTAAAAATGCGCGTACGGTCTGGATTTCTCATCCCGTTTTTGCGCAACACCAACCCGGCGCAGGTCATCCCGACTCGCCCGAACGCACTGCCGTTATCGAGGCGGAGCTCAAACGTCAGGATATTTGGCGGCATCTTCAAACTGCCGAAGCCGAAGAAATCAGCGATACCCGCCTCGCCTTGGTTCACCCGCGCAAATACCTGCGCTCGCTTGAAGCCTGCCAGCCCCAACCGGACAAAATCTACCGCATCGACGGCGATACCGTCATGAGTCATGGTTCGCTCAAAGCTGCCCGTCACGCCGCAGGGGCTGTCGTTCAGGCGGTAGATATGGTGATGAATAAGAAAGCATGGCACGCTTTTTGCGCCGTCCGTCCACCCGGACACCACGCGCACAGCGATAAGGCAGGCGGTTTCTGCCTATTAAACAACGTCGCCGCAGGCGTCATGCACGCCATCGCCGAATATCGACTCCAACGCATCGCCGTCATCGACTTCGATGTCCATTACGGCGACGGCACAGCGGAAATCTTCAAAGACGACCCGCGCGTCCTGTTTATGAACCTTTTTGAAACCGACCTCTTCCCATTTCCCGAAACCAACCATTCCGCCAACGGCGCCAATATGTTGCATCTACCTTTCGCGTCCAACACCGGCAGCCGCGTCTTCCGCACTACCGTACGCGAAAAATGGTTGAACAAACTGACCGCATTCAAACCCGAACTGGTCTTACTGTCCGCAGGTTTCGACGGACACAAACAAGACGAAACAGGTCGTCTGAATCTGCACGAAGCCGATTTCGCCTGGTTGACCCACAAAATCATCCAAGCCGCTCCAAGTTGTCCCGGCAGAATCGTTTCCGTACTGGAAGGCGGCTACACGCTCGAGCCTTTGGCAAAATCCGCCGCAGCCCATATCGGCGTTCTCGTAGGACTACCCAAGGCAGACTATGTTACCGCCTATCAAAACCACTTGAAACGCGGTCTAAAAAGGGAGGATTCCCAGTCTTCCGAATGGCAATCTAAATTATTAAACGAAAGATTATCTGAAAATAAGATTCAAGGTTTTCAGACGACCTTTTAG
- the yajC gene encoding preprotein translocase subunit YajC: protein MNQTVAQFAPLVLIMVVFYFLIMRPQQKKFKAHQAMLAALKVGDKVVLAAGFKGRVTKVGEQFFTVDIGQGAKIEVEVERNAIAAKAE from the coding sequence ATGAATCAAACTGTGGCCCAATTTGCCCCTTTAGTGCTGATTATGGTGGTGTTCTACTTCCTGATCATGCGTCCTCAACAAAAGAAATTCAAAGCACACCAAGCCATGCTTGCCGCTTTGAAAGTCGGCGATAAGGTTGTTTTGGCAGCAGGTTTCAAAGGCCGCGTTACCAAAGTCGGCGAACAGTTTTTCACTGTGGACATCGGTCAAGGTGCAAAAATCGAAGTCGAAGTGGAACGTAACGCGATTGCCGCCAAAGCCGAGTAA
- the secD gene encoding protein translocase subunit SecD codes for MNRYPLWKYLLIACSILVAVVYSLPNLFGETPAVQVSTNRQAIIINEQTQSKVDAALKQAGIQTDGIFIANNSLKVRFKDTETQLKARDVIENTLGDGYITALNLLVDSPEWMAKIGANPMFLGLDLRGGVHFTMQVDMKAAMQKTFERYSGDIRREMRREKIRTGTIRQIENGLIVPMQDAADVQKAMPKLRQLFPEANLNADGNNITLTLSEEAINKVRSDAVKQNITTLHNRVNELGVAEPVIQQSGLDRIVVQLPGVQDTAKAKDIIGRTATLEVRMVEDDPVKVREALEGNVPSGFELLSSGGDHPETLLINKQVELTGDNINDAQPSFDQMGAPAVSLSLDSAGGSIFGELTAANVGKRMAMVLIDQGKSEVVTAPVIRSAITGGRVEISGSMTQAEANDTSLLLRAGSLAAPMQIVEERTIGPSLGKENIEKGFHSTLWGFTAVALFMVVYYRLMGFFSTIALSTNILFLVGILSAMQATLTLPGIAALALTLGMAIDSNVLINERIREELREGVPPQQAINLGFQHAWATIVDSNLTSLIAGIALLVFGSGPVRGFAVVHCLGILTSMYSSVVVFRALVNLWYGRRRKLQNISIGAVWKPKAETAAGKE; via the coding sequence ATGAACCGTTATCCTTTATGGAAATACCTGCTGATTGCGTGCTCGATTTTGGTTGCCGTAGTGTATTCGCTGCCCAACCTTTTCGGTGAAACGCCCGCAGTGCAGGTATCAACCAACCGACAAGCCATCATTATTAACGAACAGACCCAGTCTAAAGTCGATGCCGCGCTGAAACAGGCGGGTATTCAGACTGACGGGATATTTATTGCGAACAACTCGCTGAAAGTGCGTTTCAAAGATACCGAAACGCAGCTTAAAGCCCGCGATGTCATCGAAAACACTTTGGGCGATGGCTATATCACCGCGCTCAACCTGTTGGTGGACAGCCCCGAATGGATGGCCAAAATTGGCGCCAACCCGATGTTCTTGGGCTTGGACTTGCGCGGTGGCGTGCATTTCACCATGCAAGTGGACATGAAAGCCGCGATGCAGAAAACGTTTGAACGTTATTCGGGCGACATCCGCCGCGAGATGCGCCGCGAAAAAATCCGTACCGGCACCATCCGTCAAATTGAAAACGGTCTGATTGTCCCGATGCAGGACGCTGCCGACGTACAGAAAGCCATGCCTAAGCTGCGTCAGCTTTTCCCTGAGGCAAATTTGAATGCCGACGGCAATAACATCACGCTGACATTGTCCGAAGAAGCGATTAACAAAGTACGCTCCGATGCGGTGAAACAAAACATCACCACTTTGCATAATCGCGTCAATGAGTTGGGCGTGGCTGAGCCTGTCATCCAGCAATCTGGCCTCGACCGTATCGTCGTGCAGCTGCCGGGTGTACAAGATACAGCCAAAGCAAAAGACATTATCGGCCGTACCGCGACTTTGGAAGTACGCATGGTGGAAGACGACCCTGTCAAAGTGCGCGAAGCTTTGGAAGGTAATGTTCCGAGCGGTTTCGAGCTGTTGTCCAGTGGTGGCGATCATCCTGAAACCTTGCTGATTAACAAACAGGTTGAATTGACCGGTGACAATATCAATGACGCGCAACCCAGTTTCGACCAAATGGGTGCGCCTGCCGTCAGTCTGAGCTTGGATAGCGCAGGCGGCAGTATTTTCGGCGAATTGACTGCTGCTAACGTCGGTAAACGCATGGCGATGGTGTTGATTGACCAAGGCAAATCCGAAGTGGTTACCGCACCGGTTATCCGTTCCGCTATTACCGGTGGACGCGTGGAAATTTCCGGCAGCATGACGCAGGCGGAAGCCAATGATACTTCCTTGTTGCTGCGTGCCGGTTCTCTCGCCGCACCGATGCAAATCGTGGAAGAGCGCACCATCGGTCCGTCTTTGGGTAAAGAAAACATTGAAAAAGGTTTCCATTCGACCTTATGGGGCTTTACCGCCGTTGCCTTGTTCATGGTGGTTTACTACCGCCTGATGGGATTCTTCTCGACCATCGCCCTGAGTACCAACATCTTGTTCTTGGTCGGTATTTTGTCTGCCATGCAGGCGACGCTGACGCTGCCCGGTATTGCCGCATTGGCGTTGACGCTGGGTATGGCGATTGACTCCAACGTATTGATTAACGAACGTATCCGCGAAGAGTTGCGCGAAGGCGTTCCGCCGCAACAGGCAATCAACCTCGGTTTCCAACACGCATGGGCAACCATTGTTGACTCCAACCTGACCTCGCTGATTGCCGGTATCGCCCTCTTGGTATTCGGTTCCGGCCCGGTCCGCGGTTTTGCCGTCGTACACTGTCTGGGTATCCTGACTTCGATGTACTCATCCGTCGTCGTCTTCCGCGCCTTAGTGAATCTTTGGTACGGACGCCGCCGCAAATTGCAGAACATTTCCATCGGCGCAGTATGGAAACCCAAAGCCGAAACAGCGGCAGGCAAGGAGTAA